A genomic region of Fodinisporobacter ferrooxydans contains the following coding sequences:
- a CDS encoding GDP-mannose 4,6-dehydratase — protein sequence MKKILVTGATGFVGKHLIELLLTKEDIMIWGTTHSSSPNKDMQVSWETLDLLNTNQVREMINKVKPDVIFHLAGQSNVRKSWEQKDDTFQINVIGTIHLLDAVKEFCPEAIVLTVGSSEEYGFVKQENMPINETSVCNPMNPYGISKLSVALLSKQYYQSCGLNCIHVRPFNHIGPGQSLGFVTTDFAKQIVSIELELQENKLKVGNLEAHRDFTDVRDIVCAYWLLSQKGKSGEIYNVSVGKGIKISTIVKELAKRSNKEIQIIQDSKKFRPIDVPFYIGDCSKIERDCGWIPKISLSKTLDDIMNDWRQRLSK from the coding sequence ATGAAAAAAATTTTGGTAACGGGTGCTACTGGATTTGTTGGTAAACATTTAATTGAGCTTCTTTTAACAAAAGAAGATATAATGATTTGGGGAACGACACATAGCAGTTCCCCAAATAAAGATATGCAAGTGTCTTGGGAAACTCTTGATTTGTTAAATACCAACCAAGTCCGAGAAATGATAAATAAAGTAAAGCCAGACGTTATCTTTCATCTTGCCGGACAAAGTAATGTCCGCAAATCTTGGGAACAAAAAGATGATACTTTTCAAATCAATGTAATTGGCACGATTCATCTTTTAGATGCAGTGAAGGAGTTTTGTCCAGAGGCTATCGTTTTAACGGTTGGATCTTCGGAGGAATATGGTTTTGTAAAGCAAGAGAATATGCCAATTAATGAAACTTCAGTTTGTAATCCAATGAATCCATACGGAATCAGTAAACTATCAGTTGCTTTATTGTCAAAGCAGTATTATCAGAGTTGCGGGTTGAACTGTATTCATGTTCGCCCGTTTAATCATATTGGACCTGGACAATCTCTAGGATTTGTTACAACGGATTTTGCTAAACAAATTGTATCGATTGAATTGGAATTACAAGAGAATAAGCTAAAAGTTGGAAATTTAGAGGCGCATAGAGATTTTACAGATGTACGCGATATTGTATGTGCGTATTGGTTATTATCTCAGAAAGGAAAGTCCGGAGAAATTTATAATGTTTCTGTTGGCAAGGGAATTAAAATTTCAACAATAGTCAAAGAGCTTGCTAAAAGAAGTAATAAAGAAATACAGATTATTCAAGATTCGAAAAAATTCAGACCGATAGATGTCCCTTTTTATATAGGAGATTGTTCCAAAATTGAACGGGATTGTGGCTGGATTCCAAAAATATCTTTATCGAAAACGCTTGATGACATTATGAATGACTGGAGACAACGTCTTTCTAAATAG
- the gmd gene encoding GDP-mannose 4,6-dehydratase: MKTALITGITGQDGSYLAELLLEKGYKVYGLRRRTSEPIMTNIQHIANDIELVYGDLLDLGSLIEVVRKVQPDEVYNLAAQSFVATSWEQPVLTGQITAIGVTNMLEAVRLVKSDARFYQASSSEMFGKVVETPQRETTPFYPRSPYGVAKVYGHWITVNYRESYDMYACSGILFNHESPRRGLEFVTRKVTNAVARIKLGLQNELRMGNLDAKRDWGFAGDYVQAMWLMLQQEQPDDYVISTGETHAVRELLEVAFGYVGLNYEDYVVVDPKFVRPAEVDLLLGDCSKAKEKLGWELKVSFEQLIQMMVEEDLKRIRQEVATMQLS, translated from the coding sequence TTGAAAACAGCACTGATTACGGGTATTACGGGACAAGACGGTTCGTATTTGGCTGAACTGTTATTAGAAAAAGGCTATAAGGTATACGGACTTAGAAGACGCACCAGTGAGCCGATCATGACGAATATTCAGCATATTGCAAATGACATTGAGCTTGTATACGGCGATTTGTTAGATTTAGGTTCATTGATCGAGGTTGTAAGAAAAGTCCAACCGGATGAAGTGTATAATCTGGCAGCACAATCTTTTGTGGCGACTTCCTGGGAACAACCAGTATTAACAGGACAAATAACTGCCATTGGCGTTACTAATATGCTGGAAGCCGTGCGACTTGTTAAATCGGATGCTCGCTTTTATCAAGCATCCAGCAGCGAAATGTTTGGCAAAGTTGTCGAGACGCCGCAAAGGGAAACCACACCTTTTTATCCAAGAAGTCCGTATGGTGTGGCCAAGGTTTACGGCCATTGGATTACAGTCAATTATCGCGAAAGTTATGATATGTATGCATGCTCCGGTATTTTGTTCAACCATGAGTCGCCACGGCGCGGATTGGAATTTGTGACGCGCAAAGTAACCAATGCGGTGGCAAGAATCAAGTTAGGTCTGCAAAACGAACTGCGGATGGGGAATCTCGATGCAAAACGCGACTGGGGTTTTGCAGGAGACTATGTACAAGCGATGTGGTTAATGTTGCAACAAGAGCAACCAGATGATTATGTCATCTCTACAGGTGAAACTCATGCGGTACGCGAGTTGCTTGAAGTAGCCTTTGGGTATGTCGGGTTGAATTATGAAGATTATGTGGTTGTTGATCCTAAGTTTGTAAGGCCGGCAGAAGTTGATTTATTGTTGGGCGATTGTTCGAAAGCGAAAGAAAAGTTGGGTTGGGAGTTAAAGGTGAGCTTTGAACAATTGATTCAGATGATGGTGGAAGAGGATTTGAAACGGATACGTCAAGAAGTAGCTACAATGCAATTATCCTAA
- a CDS encoding O-antigen ligase family protein produces MQHSIRSNTPNHALKSNAKMKSSVHSKIATVHIPTWLQAICWLLVAGVFVVAPYWNGLYFYNDFLPVSIAISLVAVIAGIWLWTSRTEIVVSDFWKSFIPYFLGIGLIYILDMMFAPAQKDLAVEGVVRYIALFGVVFLLSVLLQTPKARKVFLGLIVLMGTWTSVFALANGYGTLHSPGALMQPDNRLASVFQYANTNAAFTVVFLIIAFLYPLLLKNKWLKAVVSIGTYVMLLNMTLTYSRGSWLTFAVMAVILVIFVPKAIRGVVLYTNLAPFLMFAGTLTLQTKAVLTSHPALGWTSLGAGIAAAVVISFAIQVWLEKTNGSLPKMIKYAMVAVLILGLGFIGVKLVQHGVHNSILQRIKEINFQDHSVQERFIYYEDGLKMALAHPVLGDGFGTWQALFQKYQYFPYWSKHEHSYWIELAVETGFVGLILFVAAVVFYFRSIFQSLKHSANVSVVNNENIESQNENVTSVVNHDGKIITLISLFSLVAMVLHSAIDFDMSYGLMNFLFWGMMVVGVQNIKIAQTGNALRAQPLRASTVVYYCIGIAATGLCLLVSVTAFAANHYYSFLNATKGNPNTSLMMVDNASSLASYNSQYALAEAQINDQVYGMTKKVTYGQNAIKYAEKAAALAPNDPSTLMQASQILYKYGQANLALQNSEKAYQNGIFGSKYAEQYMIYLAFQSEENLKKDPKLAKQDEQKLLDAWQQVQKRMDFVNHLPKSMPPEVPFSITDQMKLRAAEGYLMSGDKNQASNLINSLIATSKDQSIVLTAKMLFNVMVEKHMASGNAYPITQQVSTNPSISHEYQLLQQL; encoded by the coding sequence ATGCAACATTCAATCAGAAGCAACACTCCAAATCATGCTTTAAAATCAAATGCCAAAATGAAATCGAGTGTTCATTCAAAAATTGCGACTGTTCACATCCCTACATGGCTGCAAGCCATTTGCTGGCTCTTGGTAGCGGGCGTATTCGTAGTCGCTCCGTATTGGAATGGACTGTATTTCTATAACGACTTTTTGCCCGTATCAATTGCAATTTCGCTGGTGGCAGTGATTGCAGGTATATGGCTTTGGACTTCCCGGACGGAGATCGTAGTCAGTGATTTCTGGAAAAGCTTTATTCCATATTTTTTAGGAATCGGGCTTATCTATATTCTCGACATGATGTTTGCACCGGCCCAGAAGGATCTGGCTGTAGAAGGTGTGGTACGGTATATTGCTTTATTCGGTGTAGTCTTTTTGCTGTCCGTGCTTTTGCAAACCCCAAAGGCGCGTAAAGTATTCCTTGGGTTGATCGTTCTAATGGGGACGTGGACATCAGTGTTTGCTTTGGCGAATGGCTATGGCACATTGCACTCACCAGGTGCGTTGATGCAACCGGATAATCGTTTGGCATCCGTATTCCAATATGCAAATACAAACGCTGCTTTTACTGTAGTATTTCTTATCATAGCATTTTTATACCCGCTGCTATTAAAAAATAAATGGCTGAAAGCTGTTGTATCCATCGGTACGTATGTGATGCTGTTAAATATGACGCTTACGTATTCACGGGGTTCTTGGTTAACGTTCGCGGTCATGGCGGTCATTTTAGTGATTTTTGTTCCGAAAGCGATTCGGGGCGTTGTCCTGTATACCAATCTAGCGCCGTTTCTCATGTTCGCCGGGACGCTGACGCTGCAAACGAAGGCGGTATTAACATCACATCCTGCATTGGGGTGGACAAGCCTTGGCGCGGGGATCGCGGCAGCCGTTGTGATTTCGTTTGCCATTCAAGTATGGTTGGAGAAAACGAATGGCTCTTTGCCGAAAATGATAAAATATGCAATGGTAGCTGTATTGATTTTGGGGCTTGGTTTTATAGGCGTTAAATTGGTTCAACACGGCGTTCACAATTCCATCCTGCAAAGGATAAAAGAGATTAATTTCCAGGATCACAGTGTGCAAGAGCGTTTTATTTATTACGAAGACGGTTTGAAAATGGCATTGGCGCATCCTGTGCTGGGAGACGGGTTTGGCACATGGCAAGCATTGTTCCAAAAGTATCAATACTTCCCATACTGGTCGAAACACGAACATAGTTACTGGATTGAATTGGCTGTCGAGACCGGCTTTGTCGGATTGATTCTGTTTGTAGCAGCCGTTGTATTTTATTTTCGTTCGATCTTTCAATCACTCAAACATTCAGCAAACGTTAGTGTAGTAAACAATGAAAATATTGAATCGCAAAACGAGAATGTAACATCCGTTGTAAATCATGATGGGAAAATCATAACGCTGATTTCTTTGTTCTCACTTGTTGCGATGGTTCTCCACTCCGCGATTGACTTTGATATGTCCTATGGCCTGATGAATTTTCTTTTCTGGGGCATGATGGTGGTAGGGGTACAAAACATTAAAATAGCACAGACAGGGAATGCATTGCGGGCCCAACCGCTTCGTGCAAGTACTGTTGTCTATTATTGCATTGGAATTGCCGCTACAGGACTTTGTCTGTTGGTATCTGTAACTGCTTTTGCGGCAAACCACTACTATTCATTCTTGAATGCGACAAAAGGCAATCCTAACACATCTTTGATGATGGTTGATAATGCGAGCTCATTAGCAAGTTATAATTCACAGTACGCACTCGCTGAGGCACAAATTAATGACCAAGTATACGGTATGACTAAAAAAGTAACGTACGGACAAAACGCAATAAAATATGCCGAAAAAGCAGCAGCTTTAGCGCCTAATGATCCTTCTACATTAATGCAAGCAAGCCAAATTCTTTATAAATACGGCCAAGCAAACCTGGCGTTGCAAAACTCGGAAAAGGCGTATCAAAATGGAATTTTCGGATCGAAATATGCGGAACAATATATGATCTATTTGGCATTTCAATCCGAAGAAAACCTGAAGAAAGATCCAAAGCTTGCGAAGCAGGATGAGCAAAAATTATTAGACGCATGGCAACAAGTGCAGAAACGGATGGACTTTGTGAATCATTTGCCGAAATCCATGCCGCCTGAAGTGCCATTCAGCATTACAGATCAAATGAAGCTGCGGGCTGCAGAAGGGTATTTGATGTCGGGGGATAAGAATCAAGCAAGCAACTTAATCAACTCATTGATTGCAACTTCGAAAGATCAAAGCATAGTATTGACTGCGAAAATGCTGTTCAATGTGATGGTGGAGAAGCATATGGCGAGTGGAAATGCGTATCCTATCACACAGCAGGTCTCAACAAATCCATCGATTTCCCATGAGTACCAGTTGTTGCAACAGCTATAA
- the tnpA gene encoding IS66 family insertion sequence element accessory protein TnpA: MDISEKQAIVAECRASGMTAKAWCEAKGIEYRQYVVWATKVNREEHHAPQQWANVTMKKDEHIPDEIRLTCGKWTICVVSGFNPILLADLLRVVDEVC, translated from the coding sequence ATGGACATTAGCGAAAAACAGGCGATAGTGGCTGAATGCAGAGCTAGCGGGATGACCGCAAAAGCATGGTGCGAAGCAAAGGGCATTGAATATCGCCAATATGTTGTATGGGCAACGAAAGTAAATCGAGAAGAGCATCATGCACCGCAACAATGGGCTAATGTAACAATGAAAAAAGATGAGCACATCCCGGACGAAATCCGGCTGACCTGTGGGAAATGGACGATTTGCGTGGTATCTGGGTTCAATCCCATACTGCTTGCTGACTTACTTCGGGTCGTGGATGAAGTATGCTGA
- the tnpB gene encoding IS66 family insertion sequence element accessory protein TnpB (TnpB, as the term is used for proteins encoded by IS66 family insertion elements, is considered an accessory protein, since TnpC, encoded by a neighboring gene, is a DDE family transposase.), protein MLKDITNYDGIYLACGATDLRLSVDGLSIIVKQKFEMDPFGNYLFLFCNKSRNRLKGLSWDRNGFVLYYKRLDGAGARFQWPKEPADVRTITIRQLRLLMEGMSIDPPKGFGEVKARDFC, encoded by the coding sequence ATGCTGAAAGACATCACAAACTATGACGGGATCTACTTGGCCTGCGGAGCTACAGATCTAAGGCTCTCAGTAGACGGCTTGTCCATTATCGTGAAACAGAAATTCGAAATGGATCCATTCGGAAACTACCTTTTCCTGTTCTGTAACAAAAGCCGAAATCGGCTGAAAGGCCTGAGTTGGGATCGCAACGGCTTTGTCCTCTATTATAAGAGACTTGACGGCGCGGGTGCTCGATTCCAGTGGCCCAAAGAGCCGGCTGATGTAAGAACTATAACGATCCGGCAGCTTCGCCTGCTCATGGAAGGCATGTCCATTGACCCTCCCAAAGGTTTCGGAGAAGTCAAAGCCAGGGACTTCTGCTAA